ATTTGCAGTCCAGTGCTTGCTCGCACAGAACAAAAACTCCGAAGCCGACCGACTGATTCGAAATTCTCTGGGCCAACCCTCTTTGGCCCCCAAAGAGAAGGCTTATCTTTTAGAAGCTCAAGTTCCTATTTTGCTGGCGAGTGACGCTCAATTAGAGGCTTTTGAGGCCCTGGCTTATCTCGCGCAAAACCACCCTAATGCCAACTCTCGAGATCGCTATAAAGAAATCGCAAAAGATTTTATCGACTCTCGTTTAAAAACGAGCGACCTCAAAACTCTCTCGGAAGAAGACGACATCGGCGAGTTTCGGACCGAGGCGATGTTTCAATACGCCATGGATCTCGTCGAGGAAAATCAGCTGGACACGGCGAAATCTTATTTTTCTCGCGTGATGAGTTTGGCTCCCGGCTCTTATCTGGCTCAACAATCGGCCAGTATGGTCAAACAACTGGAGGCACGAAGTTACGTCGAACTTAAAAGCATCGGAGTTGTTTTGCCAATGAGCGGCCCTTACTCCTCTATTGGACAACAGGCTCTTAAAGGAATTCAATTAGCTCTGGGAATTTCCGGAACCACCAACAAATACAATTTGCGTTTGCATATCATCGACACAAAAGACTCCCCCGAGGAAGCATCGCGGGCCGTAGAGAGCTTAATTCTTAAAGATCACGTGCTCGCCATCATCGGCGGCTTAACTTCGAAGACCGCTTCGGCCGAAGCCACCAAAGCCCAAGAGCTGGGAGCTCCGTTTATTGCTCTCTCTAACAAATCCGGTCTGACCAAACTAGGTCCATTTATTTTCCGTTGCACCGTCACCCCTAAACTTCAAGTGTCGACACTGGTGGGCTTAGCCATGGAAAAGCTCAACGCTAAAAACTTTGCGATTCTGTATCCGAATGATGGTTTCGGCGTCGAATATTCCAATCTTTTTTGGGATGAAGTGACCCGGCGTGGGGGCCGAGTCACCACCGCGCAAACGTATATCCCCGGGGAAACTGATTTTAAAACAGCTGTTAAAAAAATGGCGGGCACTTACTATATTGAAGATAGAAAATCCGAGTATGAGGACCTCCTTCGCGCTTGGAAAGTTAAGAATAAAAACTCAAGAAAAAGTCCTCCCGAGGGATTGCTTCCTCCGATTATCGACTTTCAAGCGATTTTTATTCCTGATGACCCTAAGGCTTTTGGGCAAATCGCGCCCATGCTCGCAGTCAATGATGTCACTGGGGTTCGTTTGATGGGAACAAATTTATGGAATTCTCCGGACTTCGTGAATCGATCACAAAACTTTGGAGAAAGTTCGCTATTTGTTGACGCTTTCGTCGCGGACTCTCCCTTGTTTTTAAATTCTCCCTTCTACAAAGAATTTCGCCAGCAGTTCCAAGAGCGCCCGGGCACGTTTGCCGTGCAAGGATTTGATGCGGGCCGCTTAGTTCTCCAAGCTGTGAACAACAAACCTAAAAATCGAATCGACTTTTTGCGCCTACTCACGAATAAAGATCCAGTCGCCGGAGCCACATCTGCTTTGATGATGGGAGAAGATCGTGAAATCGTAAAAACACTCATCCCTCTCACCGTAAAAAAAGGCGTCATCACTCCCGTGGAATAATCGGTACCCGGTACCTTTTGCGGATGCACTGCATCCGCAAAAGGTACCGGGTACCGACGTGACGGTTTTTTGACAGGTAAAAAGTTGAATTTTTATCGTTAACATAAGCAAATTTTTTGCTCCAATTCGAATATAAAAGCACCACATCGCTTTTTACACTTTCGTTCTCAAAACCAGACTAAGGATATCTCTGGCGCTATTAAGCGTTTAGTCGCTGTGACCGAAGAGTGACATAGAACAACTTGGAGGATTTTTTTCATGGACCATACGAATCTCAACTTATCTGAAGCTCTACCGATGCTGCCTGTACGAGACATCGTGATTTTCCCTAACATGATTATTCCACTCTTCGTCGGACGAGAAGCATCGATTCAGGCCGTGGAAGAAAGCCTAAGCAAGAGTCGCTACATCTTCTTAGCTTCGCAAAAAGAATATAACGAAGAAGCTCCTTCTTCGGATTCCATTTACGAAGTCGGAACGATCGCGATGATCATGCGATTAAGAAAGCTCGCTGACGGACGCGTAAAGATCCTCATTCAAGGTGTTGGTAAAGCTCGAATTACGAACTACACTCAGATGAATCCTTACTTTAAAGTTTCCTTGGATAAAATCGAAGACACTTTCAAGTCCACTCCGGAGCAAGAGCCTAACATTCTTTCGATGATTAAAACCGCGAAAGAAACATTAGAGAAGCTGATCGCTTTGGGGAAAATGCTATCCCCCGACATTTTACTCATTATAGATGATATCCAAGAGCCTGGACGTTTGGCGGAGTGGATCGCAAGCAATCTTCAACTTCGCGTTTCCGAAGCTCAGAGAATATTAGAGACGACGGACCATGTGGAAAGATTAAAAATTGTAAACGAAATCCTCCTCGCAGAACTCGATGCCATGCAACTTCAAGCGAAAACCCGCACGGGATCTAAAGATGATTCCATGAAGTCTCAGCGTGAGTCTTTCTTGCGCGAACAAATGAAGCAGATCAAACACGAACTTGGTGAACAAGAAGGAAAAGGTGATGACCTCGAAGAAATTCGCCGAAAAATCACCGAGTCTGGAATGCCAGCCGAAGTCGAAAAAGAAGCATTAAAGCAAATGGGTCGCCTCGAGAGAATGCACCCAGACGCCAGCGAAGCTTCTATGCTTCGCACGTATTTAGATTGGATGATTGATCTTCCTTGGAATAAAGAAAGCGAAGATTCGATCGACCTAAAAATGGCGAAAGAGATTCTTGAGTCGGACCACTTCGGCCTAGAAAAAGCCAAAGAGCGTATTCTCGAGTTTTTAGCTGTTCGAAAATTAAAACAAACGATTAAAGGGCCAATTTTGTGCTTCTGCGGACCTCCGGGAGTGGGTAAAACTTCACTCGGGAAGTCGATCGCAAAAGCCATGGGCCGACAATACCATCGTATCGCTCTCGGCGGAGTTAAAGACGAAGCCGAAATTCGTGGACACAGACGCACCTACGTTGGAGCCATGCCTGGAAAAGTGATCCAAGCTCTTAAGCAAACTGGAACGCGCAACCCAGTTTTCGTTCTCGATGAGATCGATAAATTAGGGAGCGACTTCCGTGGTGACCCAAGCGCCGCAATGCTCGAAGTTTTAGATCCTGAGCAAAACGTAGCGTTTAGAGATAACTACCTCAACGTCGATTTCGATTTAAGCAAAGTGTTGTTTATCGCGACAGCGAACGTTGTAGAAAATATTCCGAGCGCCCTTCGCGATCGTATGGAATTAATTTATATCTCTGGTTACACAGAAACCGAGAAGTTAGAAATCGCAATTCGACACGTGGTTCGCAAACAACTTGAGAACAACGGAATCTCGGAAGACCAGTGTGAAATTAAACCCGACGCCGTTGAATATCTCATTTCCCACTTCACTCGTGAGGCCGGATTACGAAATCTCGAAAGAGAAGTCGGTTCGATCTGCAGAAAAGTGGCGAAGAACATCGTCATGGGAGATATTAAAAAGGCCGTCATCGGTAAAGATCAAGTCACTGACTATCTAGGGGCTCCTCGCTACATGAAGGAAGAGCGTCTTGAGGACGACACGATCGGTGTGAGCACCGGCTTAGCTTGGACTCAGGCTGGTGGACAAGTTCTCTATGTTGAAGCTTTAGGCATGAAAGGCAAAGGTGGAGTTACATTGACCGGTCAAATGGGAGATGTAATGAAGGAATCTGCGACAGCAGCTCTTTCGTACGCTCGCGCTCATGCCGAACAATTAGGAATTGATGCAGATTGGTTTGATACTCACAACATCCATATTCACTTACCGGCAGGCGCAGTCCCTAAAGACGGCCCTTCGGCAGGTATTACGATGGCCACTGCGATTATCAGCTTAATCACAAATACTCCGACGAACAAAGATGTCGCAATGACAGGTGAAGTGACTCTCACAGGTCGCGTCCTCCCGATCGGCGGAATCAAGGAAAAAGCCCTTGCAGCCTACAGTCACGGTGTAAAAACAATCATCGTACCCATGGCCAACAAGAAGGACGTCTCCGAAATTCCTGATGAAGTCGCAAAAAAGCTAAACTTCATCTTCGTCGAACACTTAGACGAAGTCCTCCAAATCGCATTAAACTCGGACACCAAGAAGTCGACCCGCAAGAAAAAGACAAAGTCCTCTTCCGAAGCCGCCGCCTAATAAGCCAAGCGATTAAAAACCAACCAAAAAAGCCACCCCAAGGTGGCTTTTTTATTTAAGGTAACAGTTCCCTTTCTGCGGCCACCCGCACAACAAAAAGGGAACTGTTACCTTTCTAATTGAAGGAGCAGTTACCGATAATCCTAATATCCCGCGAACAACCCCGCACACCACCCAACCCAAATCTCCCGGGCTGCGCTCTTTAGATTTTGTACCGTTCCAGTTTTAAAAAAAGCAGAGAAATTTGAAGATAGTTTTAAAATAGATTCGTTGGCGGTCGCGCCCATGGAGGGGCGCGAAACGATCCACGGAGGGAGACTTCCGCCAAAAGAAGCTGTTTTAAAACTATCTTCAAATTTCTCTGCTTTTTTTAAAACTGTGCCAGGCTACAAAAGGTAAAGGCCACCTTCATGTGGCCTTTACAGAATTCTTTGCTATGTAGAAGTCGTCTTGCTTGGGACGGGCGATAGAGACTTCCTGTCTCGTCATAGTTAAATTCCTTTGTGTTTTAGTCGGTTATTTTCCTTCTCTAAAAACATCACTAGCGTCTTCAAATCTGATACCTGTTGCTTAAGGTACAAGATCTGGTCTTCTTTACCTTGTAGAGAATCCAGATACGCGCGCTTCAATTCATCCAAAAGGAGGCGCGACATTGAATAGCCACTGTCTGGAGTGGCGATAGCATCAGAAGCAGAATGATCCTCAGGAAAAGCCTCGGCCCCTTGACCGCGCACTGCAGATTCATCGGCGCTATCGCTGATCAGATATTTACCGTCTTCGAGTTTGTATCTGATTTTGTTCGACTTAATACGACGACGAAGGGTCGATATACTGACCTGGTATTTATTTGCATAGTCATTTAAGGCTATCCAAGTTTCCACAAAAAAGTCTCCTTCTGCCTATTCAAGGCTAGCATAATCGTCTTTGTTGTAAACGCTTATTTTATTAGCGGTCTAGGTAGTCAGCGCCTACTCAGTGGCTAGGCAGGCGGCTTTCCGGCGATTAACGCCTTGATTTCACTTAATTTTATTTGATAACCTCGACCTATGAGAATCTCGGAGAAAAAGAAGATTGCCCTCGTCCTTAGTGGGGGTGGCGTTAAAGCGGCGGCCTTCCATTTAGGTGTCTGCATGGCACTCAAAGAGAAGGGTTTTCGATTTGGAGGAGGCTCTCCCGAAGAAGTTTTAGCCCGGTACGCCGATGATAAACTCACGATTAAATTCTATGTGGGATCCAGTGCGGGATCGGTCATCAGTTCTTTTTTGGCATCGGGGCACTCTTTAAGTTCGATCATTCATGCTTTTGAACAAGGCACGAAAGAGCTCTCTTCCTCGCTGAATACCGAGGAGCATTTTGATGAGGATTTGCGTCCCATCTCCTACCGCGATCTTTTTACGGTCAATGGTAAAGACCTGATCAATTTGGTCCCCGGCTTTTTTAGGAAAATGGATTCGATTGTCAGCGGGGGCTTTGAGGTTCTGATAAAAAACGGGTTTAAGCTCAATGGGCTCTTCACGACCAAAGGCCTGGAAAGATATATTCGCGAAGAAGTTTGGAAGGCGAACACTTTCGATTCTCTCGGCGTCGACCTCTTTATTGTGGCCACTCAATTGAACCATAGTCGTAAAGTGATTTTCTGTAAAAAGGATGATCTCTCCAAAGATAAAAGTATTCTCTATACAGATTACGCGACCATAAGCGAAGCGGTTGCAGCTTCCGCAGCTCTTCCCCCCGTTTACGCCCCTTTTCCTATCAAAAATCGAGCGGGCGAAGTGATCTACTTTTTTGATGGTGAGATCCGCGACACTCTTTCCACTCATATCGCCGCGGACCACGGCGCTGATCTGGTGATCTCCAGCTATTCGATTCAGCCCTACCATTATAATAACGTCATGGGCAGTCTGCATCAGTACGGAATTCCGGTGGTCGTCAATCAAGCTCTTTACCAAGCCGTCCAACAAAAGATTGATAAGCATCGTTCTTACCAAAGATCGATTTCGTCAATTTATTCCGCGGTCGATGGTTACCTCAAACATGTCGAGGTCGCCGATGAACATCGCGAAAAGCTTTTGAAGATTATCGAAGAGCGCGCCAACTTCCGTCCCGACGTTGACTATATATATATGCATCCAGATCCTCAGGACTATAAGACTTTTTTTGCCGATCATTTCAGCCTTAACCCGGCAATTCTCAAAGACATCGTGCACTCTGGCTTTAAAAGCGGAATCCAAAATCTCCGCAAACTAGATCTATAATAGAGCCATTCGGCCACTCAGTTCGTTTTTCTAAATTTTACTTTTTATCGCTGAATAGTTTGTTAGTTTGGGGGCATGAATAAGTGTGGAATTTTGATTTTTTTCCTTTTAGGGGCTTGCACGCATGCCGCGAAGGATTTCTCAACGTCGCTAGAGCGTCGGCAATGCCATCGGGCTCGGGATTTTATTCCTGAGGCTCAGTCCCTAAATCAACTCACGGATTCGGCCTCTTTTTTGGCGAAAAATGCCGCGGCTTTCAGTTATGTCGGGCTCAATTACGGCGCCGAGGCGATGCTCGATGCTTCCGCCATTGTCGGGGGTGACTGTGGCGTTGTGTTCTCCATACCTAGTTGCCGCGGCGATGTCTCACTCGTATCCTCACAGCACGGATACAAACTCCGTATGTTTACCCTGGCCTGATAAAACGCATATACTCAGTCCACCCTTGGGACGGAACGCTTTGAAATCCACTCAAAATTTCCGGTGCCCTAACACTACTAGTTATTCTCGATCTTTGGAACTGGTGGCCGATTGTCACGAAAGCTTTGGGGATAAAGAACACCTTAAGCAGGCACTGGCCACCCTTGATGAAATTCAAAGCGAAAAATATTTTATTTATTGTACGGATGACTCTTACCAGCAACGGCTGATCGAAAAACGCGAGCGTATTCAAAGCAAACTCAGCTCTCTAGCAAATTAGTTTTTTCGAGTTTTCCCGAGGAGGCGCAAGATTTCGAGATACAGCCAGATCAGCGTGACGAGCAATCCAAATGAGGCATACCATTCCATATATTTGGGCGCCTGCGCTTGGGCTCCTTGCTCGATGAAATCAAAATCTAAAACAAGATTGAGAGCAGCGATAATCACGACGACTAGAGAAAAGCCAATGCCAATGGGACCACTCTCGTGGATGTAAGGCATTTGAATTCCAAAGAGATTCAAACCGAGACTTATCAGGTAAACCAACGCGATACCACCCGTCGCCGCAACCACACCCAATTTAAAATTTTCAGTCGCTTTGATCATCCCCGTTTTGTAGGTCATGAGTAAAACGAGAAAGACACTGAACGTTCCTAAAACGGCTTGGATGACGATCCCAGGGTATCGAAATTCAAAAATGGCAGAAATAAAACCCAGAAGCACACCCTCAAGAAGAGCGTAGACCGGTGCGAGAACCGGAGACCATTCTTTTTTAAAGACGAGAACCAGGCCGGTAACGAAGGCTCCGATAAGAGATCCCCAATACCACCAAGGAATACCAGAAAAGCCTTTTCCTTGAAGCGCCTCAAAGCCTACGCCCCAAGACCAAATCGAGGTCGCAAAAACCAGAAGAATTAAAAACAAGCTTTTATAAACGACTCCATCGATGGTCATGGCCTCGGAGCCGCTGCGCGAAAAGTTACGAAACGTGTTTTCCGTCAGTGCCGGGTTGGCCGTTCTCATCATAGCTCCCTATAACGATCTAAAGACCGAAGACTTCACAAAATTATAAATTGGAGACGAGAAGATTCCAAAAATAATCAGCGAAATGGCCATCACGAGTGCAATCGACTGGCTTAAGTACGTGTCGCGAGAGACCGCCGCCGAACCCCCTGACGTCATGTACATGAGCACGATCGGACGCAAGTAGAAATAAACACCAATAGCTGTTGCAAGTACGGTCACCAAAGCTAACCAGTAGAAGCCATGATCAATCGCAGCAGCTAAGAGATAGAACTTACCAAAAAAACCTAAGGTCGGTGGGATCCCAGCAAGGCTCAATAACAATACAGAGAACACAAAGGCCAACTGCGGAGATCGGCCCGCAAGACCTTTGATATCATCGGCAAGTAAAAGTGTATCTTCGCGGCTTTCTAAAACGGAGATCACCGCGAGCGCACCAATATTCATCAAT
Above is a window of Bdellovibrionales bacterium DNA encoding:
- a CDS encoding penicillin-binding protein activator gives rise to the protein MHRIFLVPLLIFLGLLASCSTPAPKVKQSVSVSSALVQKQYQDAQKLFDLGQDDAAANKLKQILKQDTQSDIVDDSLILLGRIEFRKKNFSEAYAYFEKVFTSTLLSPRENEARIFAVQCLLAQNKNSEADRLIRNSLGQPSLAPKEKAYLLEAQVPILLASDAQLEAFEALAYLAQNHPNANSRDRYKEIAKDFIDSRLKTSDLKTLSEEDDIGEFRTEAMFQYAMDLVEENQLDTAKSYFSRVMSLAPGSYLAQQSASMVKQLEARSYVELKSIGVVLPMSGPYSSIGQQALKGIQLALGISGTTNKYNLRLHIIDTKDSPEEASRAVESLILKDHVLAIIGGLTSKTASAEATKAQELGAPFIALSNKSGLTKLGPFIFRCTVTPKLQVSTLVGLAMEKLNAKNFAILYPNDGFGVEYSNLFWDEVTRRGGRVTTAQTYIPGETDFKTAVKKMAGTYYIEDRKSEYEDLLRAWKVKNKNSRKSPPEGLLPPIIDFQAIFIPDDPKAFGQIAPMLAVNDVTGVRLMGTNLWNSPDFVNRSQNFGESSLFVDAFVADSPLFLNSPFYKEFRQQFQERPGTFAVQGFDAGRLVLQAVNNKPKNRIDFLRLLTNKDPVAGATSALMMGEDREIVKTLIPLTVKKGVITPVE
- the lon gene encoding endopeptidase La; the protein is MDHTNLNLSEALPMLPVRDIVIFPNMIIPLFVGREASIQAVEESLSKSRYIFLASQKEYNEEAPSSDSIYEVGTIAMIMRLRKLADGRVKILIQGVGKARITNYTQMNPYFKVSLDKIEDTFKSTPEQEPNILSMIKTAKETLEKLIALGKMLSPDILLIIDDIQEPGRLAEWIASNLQLRVSEAQRILETTDHVERLKIVNEILLAELDAMQLQAKTRTGSKDDSMKSQRESFLREQMKQIKHELGEQEGKGDDLEEIRRKITESGMPAEVEKEALKQMGRLERMHPDASEASMLRTYLDWMIDLPWNKESEDSIDLKMAKEILESDHFGLEKAKERILEFLAVRKLKQTIKGPILCFCGPPGVGKTSLGKSIAKAMGRQYHRIALGGVKDEAEIRGHRRTYVGAMPGKVIQALKQTGTRNPVFVLDEIDKLGSDFRGDPSAAMLEVLDPEQNVAFRDNYLNVDFDLSKVLFIATANVVENIPSALRDRMELIYISGYTETEKLEIAIRHVVRKQLENNGISEDQCEIKPDAVEYLISHFTREAGLRNLEREVGSICRKVAKNIVMGDIKKAVIGKDQVTDYLGAPRYMKEERLEDDTIGVSTGLAWTQAGGQVLYVEALGMKGKGGVTLTGQMGDVMKESATAALSYARAHAEQLGIDADWFDTHNIHIHLPAGAVPKDGPSAGITMATAIISLITNTPTNKDVAMTGEVTLTGRVLPIGGIKEKALAAYSHGVKTIIVPMANKKDVSEIPDEVAKKLNFIFVEHLDEVLQIALNSDTKKSTRKKKTKSSSEAAA
- a CDS encoding patatin-like phospholipase family protein translates to MRISEKKKIALVLSGGGVKAAAFHLGVCMALKEKGFRFGGGSPEEVLARYADDKLTIKFYVGSSAGSVISSFLASGHSLSSIIHAFEQGTKELSSSLNTEEHFDEDLRPISYRDLFTVNGKDLINLVPGFFRKMDSIVSGGFEVLIKNGFKLNGLFTTKGLERYIREEVWKANTFDSLGVDLFIVATQLNHSRKVIFCKKDDLSKDKSILYTDYATISEAVAASAALPPVYAPFPIKNRAGEVIYFFDGEIRDTLSTHIAADHGADLVISSYSIQPYHYNNVMGSLHQYGIPVVVNQALYQAVQQKIDKHRSYQRSISSIYSAVDGYLKHVEVADEHREKLLKIIEERANFRPDVDYIYMHPDPQDYKTFFADHFSLNPAILKDIVHSGFKSGIQNLRKLDL
- a CDS encoding Bax inhibitor-1/YccA family protein, whose translation is MMRTANPALTENTFRNFSRSGSEAMTIDGVVYKSLFLILLVFATSIWSWGVGFEALQGKGFSGIPWWYWGSLIGAFVTGLVLVFKKEWSPVLAPVYALLEGVLLGFISAIFEFRYPGIVIQAVLGTFSVFLVLLMTYKTGMIKATENFKLGVVAATGGIALVYLISLGLNLFGIQMPYIHESGPIGIGFSLVVVIIAALNLVLDFDFIEQGAQAQAPKYMEWYASFGLLVTLIWLYLEILRLLGKTRKN